A single genomic interval of Celeribacter indicus harbors:
- the pepN gene encoding aminopeptidase N, with protein sequence MKDATPAPQTIFLRDYEAPHHWVRDVALTFRLAPRTTRVISRITFVPNELNRGDLVLNGEELQLIAATVDGAIVNMEVDDTHLRIASADLPQKPFVFEAEVEISPETNTALEGLYMSNGMYCTQCEAEGFRKITYYPDRPDVMGVFTVRVESDLPVLLSNGNPVERGDGFAVWHDPWPKPAYLFALVAGELVNHPGRFTTASGRDVELNIWVRPGDEDKCAFGMEALRKSMKWDEDTYGREYDLDIFNIVAVDDFNMGAMENKGLNIFNSSCVLASKETSTDANFERIEGIIAHEYFHNWTGNRITCRDWFQLCLKEGLTVYRDQMFSGDMRSHAVKRIEEVLALRARQFREDNGPLAHPVRPESFVEINNFYTATVYEKGAEIIGMLRRLIGDEAYRKGCDLYFERHDGEAVTIEDWLKAFEDATGRDLSQFARWYSQAGTPRLKVSESFAEGRLTLTFAQSTPPTPGQPDKAPQVLPIAVGLIGPNGDEVVETRVLEMTEATQSFTFDGLGARPVASILRDFSAPVILEREMDAATRAFLLAHDTDPFQKWEMGRMLAKDTLVALILEDTPPARDYLDAIRAVLTDDSLDPAFRALVLGLPGEDDLAQTLFDAGVTPDPQKIHDARETLRGSLARHLSDALPTVFRQMETGAFVPDADGSGKRALRLSVLSLLTLLDAGKEAKALFSKADNMTEQAGALAALLAAGLGEEELAAFGQMWRHDRLVMDKWFALQVALAAPARAADVARDLSHHPDFTMKNPNRFRAVFGALPGNHAGFHHAGGAAYALLADQIIALDALNPQTAARMTGAFETWRRYDADRQAMIRAALERIRAKTGLSRDVTEMVTRILGD encoded by the coding sequence ATGAAAGACGCCACCCCCGCCCCGCAAACGATCTTCCTCAGGGATTACGAGGCGCCGCATCATTGGGTCCGTGACGTGGCGCTGACCTTCCGCCTCGCGCCCCGCACGACCCGCGTGATCTCCCGCATCACCTTCGTTCCAAACGAGCTCAACCGCGGCGATCTGGTGCTGAACGGCGAGGAGCTTCAGCTCATCGCCGCGACCGTGGACGGGGCGATCGTCAACATGGAGGTGGACGACACCCACCTGCGCATCGCCTCCGCCGACCTGCCGCAAAAACCCTTCGTCTTCGAGGCCGAGGTGGAGATCTCGCCCGAGACCAACACCGCGCTCGAAGGGCTCTACATGTCGAACGGCATGTATTGCACCCAATGCGAGGCCGAGGGCTTTCGCAAGATAACCTATTACCCCGACCGTCCCGACGTGATGGGCGTCTTCACCGTGCGCGTGGAAAGCGACCTACCCGTGCTGCTCTCGAACGGCAATCCGGTGGAGCGCGGCGACGGCTTCGCCGTCTGGCACGACCCCTGGCCGAAGCCCGCCTATCTCTTCGCGCTCGTCGCGGGCGAGCTCGTCAACCATCCCGGCCGGTTCACCACGGCCTCCGGGCGCGATGTGGAGCTCAACATCTGGGTCCGCCCCGGCGACGAGGACAAATGCGCCTTCGGGATGGAGGCGCTCAGGAAGTCGATGAAATGGGACGAAGACACCTACGGGCGCGAATACGATCTCGACATCTTCAACATCGTCGCGGTGGACGATTTCAACATGGGCGCGATGGAAAACAAGGGGCTGAACATCTTCAACTCCTCCTGTGTGCTCGCCTCGAAGGAGACCTCGACCGACGCGAATTTCGAGCGCATCGAGGGCATCATCGCCCATGAATATTTCCACAACTGGACCGGCAACCGCATCACCTGCCGCGACTGGTTCCAGCTCTGCCTGAAGGAGGGGCTGACGGTCTACCGCGACCAGATGTTCTCCGGCGACATGCGCTCCCATGCCGTGAAGCGGATCGAGGAAGTGCTCGCCCTGCGCGCGCGCCAGTTCCGCGAGGACAACGGCCCGCTGGCCCATCCGGTGCGGCCCGAGAGCTTTGTCGAGATCAACAATTTCTACACCGCGACCGTCTACGAGAAGGGCGCGGAGATCATCGGCATGTTGCGCCGCCTGATCGGCGACGAGGCCTATCGCAAGGGCTGCGACCTCTATTTCGAACGCCACGACGGCGAGGCGGTGACCATCGAGGACTGGCTCAAGGCCTTCGAGGATGCGACCGGGCGCGACCTGTCGCAATTCGCCCGCTGGTACAGCCAGGCGGGCACGCCGCGCCTCAAGGTCTCCGAGAGCTTCGCAGAGGGCAGGCTGACCCTCACCTTCGCCCAGTCGACCCCACCGACGCCCGGCCAGCCCGACAAGGCGCCACAGGTGCTCCCGATCGCCGTCGGCCTCATCGGCCCGAACGGCGACGAGGTGGTGGAAACCAGGGTGCTCGAGATGACCGAGGCGACGCAGAGCTTTACCTTCGACGGGCTCGGCGCGCGCCCCGTCGCCTCGATCCTGCGCGACTTCTCCGCCCCCGTGATCCTCGAACGCGAGATGGACGCCGCCACCCGCGCCTTCCTGCTGGCCCATGACACCGATCCCTTCCAGAAATGGGAAATGGGCCGGATGCTCGCGAAGGACACGCTCGTCGCGCTGATCCTCGAGGACACCCCGCCGGCGCGCGACTATCTCGACGCGATCCGCGCGGTGCTCACCGACGACAGCCTCGACCCGGCCTTCCGCGCCCTCGTGCTCGGCCTGCCCGGCGAGGACGATCTCGCCCAGACCCTGTTCGACGCGGGCGTCACCCCCGATCCGCAAAAGATCCACGACGCGCGCGAGACGCTGCGCGGAAGTCTTGCCCGACATCTGTCCGACGCTTTGCCGACGGTATTCCGACAGATGGAAACCGGCGCCTTCGTGCCCGATGCCGACGGCTCCGGCAAACGCGCGCTGCGGCTGTCGGTGCTCTCGCTGCTGACCCTCCTCGATGCGGGGAAAGAGGCCAAGGCCTTGTTTTCAAAGGCCGACAACATGACCGAACAGGCCGGCGCCCTCGCCGCGCTGCTCGCCGCGGGCCTCGGCGAGGAGGAACTCGCCGCCTTCGGCCAGATGTGGCGCCACGACCGCCTCGTGATGGACAAATGGTTCGCCCTCCAAGTCGCCCTGGCCGCCCCCGCCCGCGCCGCCGATGTCGCGCGCGACCTGTCTCATCATCCTGATTTCACAATGAAAAATCCGAACCGCTTCCGGGCCGTCTTCGGCGCGCTCCCCGGCAACCACGCCGGTTTCCACCACGCGGGGGGCGCTGCCTACGCCCTTCTGGCCGACCAGATCATCGCCCTCGACGCGCTCAACCCCCAAACCGCCGCACGAATGACCGGAGCCTTCGAAACCTGGCGGCGCTACGACGCCGACCGCCAGGCGATGATCCGCGCCGCACTGGAGCGCATCCGCGCAAAGACCGGCCTGTCGCGGGACGTGACGGAGATGGTGACCCGCATCCTCGGAGACTGA
- a CDS encoding c-type cytochrome — MKKLLLAGAAAVICATGAHADSPSETAKARRAFYTLLGFEMAPLAEMAQGKTAYDAETARQSAQDMLTLLGYTTADLFAPGTSTSELPGETRARPALWEDMPGVQEKGKALHDAVVELDAVAGDGLDALRPAVGKLGGTCKACHDDYRAADF, encoded by the coding sequence ATGAAGAAACTGTTGCTCGCCGGCGCCGCCGCCGTGATCTGTGCCACCGGCGCCCATGCCGACTCCCCCTCCGAGACCGCCAAGGCGCGCCGGGCCTTCTACACGCTTCTGGGCTTCGAAATGGCCCCGCTCGCGGAGATGGCGCAGGGAAAGACGGCGTATGACGCGGAGACCGCGCGCCAGTCCGCACAGGACATGCTGACGCTTCTCGGCTATACTACCGCCGATCTCTTCGCCCCCGGCACCTCGACCTCGGAGCTGCCCGGCGAGACCCGCGCGCGCCCCGCGCTCTGGGAGGACATGCCCGGCGTGCAGGAGAAGGGCAAGGCCCTCCATGACGCGGTCGTGGAACTCGATGCGGTCGCCGGGGACGGGCTCGACGCGCTGCGACCCGCGGTCGGCAAGCTCGGCGGCACTTGCAAGGCATGCCACGACGATTATCGTGCTGCCGATTTCTGA
- a CDS encoding cytochrome b/b6 domain-containing protein, with protein sequence MSEVLEKTYLWDPVVRVLHWALVIAFATAWGLGKFGPDQMTLHFYAGYTVAAIVVLRILWGFVGTPTARFANFVKGPKGVLAYARTLPSDRPSHSHGHNAVGAIFVVGVLVVLVMQVLSGLFSDPEDYINVGPLAQYVSLETARWALSWHEPLSTLLLVMVLGHIGAIVWYRWRKGENLVWPMVTGYARLPRRKAPDAAAE encoded by the coding sequence ATGTCCGAAGTGCTTGAAAAAACTTATCTCTGGGATCCCGTCGTCCGCGTCCTGCACTGGGCGCTGGTGATTGCCTTCGCGACCGCGTGGGGGCTGGGCAAGTTCGGCCCGGACCAGATGACGCTGCATTTCTACGCGGGCTACACCGTCGCAGCGATCGTCGTGTTGCGGATCCTCTGGGGCTTCGTCGGGACGCCGACGGCACGGTTCGCCAATTTCGTCAAAGGGCCGAAAGGGGTGCTCGCCTATGCGCGCACCCTGCCCTCCGACAGGCCCTCGCACAGCCATGGCCACAACGCGGTGGGCGCGATCTTCGTCGTCGGCGTTCTGGTCGTGCTGGTGATGCAGGTGCTCTCCGGCCTGTTCTCGGACCCGGAGGATTACATCAATGTCGGTCCGCTCGCGCAATACGTGTCGCTGGAAACCGCCCGCTGGGCGCTGTCCTGGCACGAACCGCTCTCGACGCTGCTGCTCGTGATGGTGCTCGGCCATATCGGCGCGATCGTCTGGTACCGCTGGCGCAAGGGCGAGAATCTCGTCTGGCCGATGGTGACGGGCTACGCCCGGCTTCCGCGGCGAAAGGCGCCGGACGCGGCGGCGGAATGA
- a CDS encoding Lrp/AsnC family transcriptional regulator: MIELDEIDRRLVRALCADATQSAGALGRELGLSQPATWRRIRRLREAGVFGPRRRVDLDLEALGFGVMVFLGVKLATKGRVSLDDFERAVRAIPEVQTVQHVLGLFDYRLRVVAQDLPDFERILRRRIMTLPGVGNVEANVVLSEERLPGPL, translated from the coding sequence ATGATAGAGCTCGACGAGATCGACCGCAGGCTCGTGCGCGCGCTCTGCGCCGATGCGACGCAATCGGCGGGGGCGCTCGGGCGGGAACTGGGGCTCAGCCAGCCCGCCACCTGGCGGCGGATCAGACGGCTGCGCGAGGCGGGGGTGTTCGGCCCGCGCCGCCGCGTCGATCTGGATCTGGAGGCGCTGGGCTTCGGCGTGATGGTGTTTCTTGGCGTGAAGCTCGCCACCAAGGGCCGTGTGTCGCTCGACGATTTCGAGCGCGCCGTGCGGGCGATCCCGGAGGTGCAGACCGTGCAGCACGTTCTGGGGCTTTTCGACTACCGCCTGCGCGTGGTGGCGCAGGACCTGCCGGATTTCGAGCGGATCCTGCGGCGGCGGATCATGACCCTGCCGGGGGTCGGCAATGTGGAGGCGAATGTGGTCCTGTCCGAGGAGCGGTTGCCGGGGCCGCTCTGA
- a CDS encoding Lrp/AsnC family transcriptional regulator, with the protein MQVDDTDRRILRQLQAEPDASVADLADRAGVTPATFARRLERMRAGGVLRAIREEVDWRALGYGVEVSLRITLDKTEARAFDEFIAAAREVPEVISIGTFLGRVDARLLVIARDMADYQHIYRDKILTLPHMTDIEALMQVATIKDAQSVPL; encoded by the coding sequence ATGCAAGTCGATGACACCGACCGCCGCATCCTGCGCCAGTTGCAGGCAGAGCCCGATGCGTCCGTGGCGGACCTCGCCGACCGGGCGGGGGTGACGCCCGCGACCTTCGCCCGCCGCCTCGAGCGGATGCGGGCGGGCGGCGTGCTGCGCGCGATCCGGGAGGAGGTCGACTGGCGCGCCCTCGGCTATGGCGTCGAGGTGTCGCTGCGGATCACCCTCGACAAGACCGAGGCGCGGGCCTTCGACGAATTCATCGCCGCCGCGCGGGAGGTGCCGGAGGTGATCTCCATCGGCACCTTCCTCGGGCGTGTCGATGCGCGGCTTCTGGTGATCGCGCGCGACATGGCCGACTACCAGCACATCTATCGCGACAAGATCCTGACGCTTCCGCACATGACCGATATCGAGGCGCTGATGCAGGTCGCGACGATCAAGGACGCGCAATCGGTCCCGCTGTGA
- the ilvC gene encoding ketol-acid reductoisomerase, translating to MRVYYDRDCDVNIIKDKKVAILGYGSQGHAHALNLRDSGAKNLVVALREGSPSARKAEAEGLKVMGIAEAAAWCDVIMFTMPDELQADTYRKYVHDNLREGAAIAFAHGLNVHFGLIEPKPGVDVIMMAPKGPGHTVRGEYTKGGGVPCLVAVHNDASGKALEIGLSYCSAIGGGRSGIIETNFREECETDLFGEQAVLCGGLVELIRAGFETLVEAGYAPEMAYFECLHEVKLIVDLIYEGGIANMNYSISNTAEYGEYVSGPRVVPYEATKKAMKEVLTDIQTGKFVRDFMQENAVGQPFFKGTRRLNDEHLIEQTGEKLRAMMPWITAGKMVDKERN from the coding sequence ATGCGCGTTTATTACGATCGCGATTGCGATGTGAACATCATCAAGGACAAGAAAGTCGCCATCCTCGGCTACGGCTCGCAAGGCCATGCCCATGCGCTCAACCTGCGCGATTCGGGTGCGAAGAACCTCGTCGTTGCGCTGCGCGAAGGCTCCCCCTCGGCGCGGAAGGCCGAAGCCGAAGGGCTGAAGGTCATGGGCATCGCCGAAGCCGCCGCCTGGTGCGACGTGATCATGTTCACCATGCCCGACGAGCTCCAGGCCGACACCTACCGGAAATACGTCCACGACAACCTCCGCGAAGGCGCCGCGATCGCCTTTGCCCACGGCCTCAACGTGCATTTCGGCCTGATCGAGCCGAAGCCGGGCGTCGATGTGATCATGATGGCGCCGAAAGGTCCGGGCCATACCGTGCGCGGCGAATATACCAAGGGCGGCGGCGTGCCCTGTCTGGTGGCGGTGCATAACGACGCCTCCGGCAAGGCGCTCGAGATCGGCCTGTCCTATTGCTCCGCCATCGGCGGCGGCCGGTCGGGCATCATCGAGACCAATTTCCGCGAGGAATGCGAAACCGACCTGTTCGGCGAACAGGCCGTGCTCTGCGGCGGCCTCGTCGAGCTGATCCGCGCCGGGTTCGAAACCCTGGTCGAAGCCGGCTATGCGCCGGAAATGGCCTATTTCGAATGCCTGCACGAGGTGAAGCTGATCGTCGACCTGATCTACGAGGGCGGCATCGCGAACATGAACTACTCCATCTCCAACACCGCGGAATACGGCGAATACGTCTCCGGCCCGCGCGTGGTGCCTTACGAAGCCACGAAAAAGGCGATGAAAGAGGTTCTGACCGACATCCAGACCGGCAAGTTCGTGCGTGACTTCATGCAGGAAAACGCCGTCGGCCAGCCGTTCTTCAAGGGTACGCGCCGTCTGAACGACGAGCACCTGATCGAACAGACCGGCGAGAAGCTCCGCGCCATGATGCCCTGGATCACCGCCGGCAAGATGGTGGACAAGGAACGCAACTGA
- the glmM gene encoding phosphoglucosamine mutase yields the protein MTRKLFGTDGVRGRANSAPMTAEMALKLGAAAGRYFRRDRSREHRVVIGKDTRLSGYMFETAMTAGFTSTGMNVFLLGPVPTPAVGMLTTSMRADVGVMISASHNPAEDNGIKFFGPDGFKLSDEAESEIERLMEEGVEAAQAANIGRAKRIDDGRFRYNERVKSTLPRGMTLAGLKVVIDCANGAAYRTAPEVLWELGAEVIPVGTAPNGFNINDCCGSTHPATAAEAVVAHGADVGICLDGDADRVMILDENGIVADGDQLMALMAQRWAEQDRLAGGALVATVMSNLGLERFLEGRGLRLERTAVGDRYVVERMRAGGFNLGGEQSGHIVMTDYATTGDGLLAGLQFLAAMVETGRRASEIAKVFDPVPQLLKNVRYGTGQKPLEAAGVRAAIADAEAKLDGNGRLLIRKSGTEPLIRVMAESVSEATLSEAVEMVVAAVQSATR from the coding sequence ATGACACGTAAGCTTTTCGGCACCGACGGGGTGCGCGGGCGGGCGAACAGCGCGCCGATGACGGCGGAGATGGCGCTGAAGCTCGGTGCGGCGGCGGGGCGGTATTTTCGCCGCGACCGCTCCCGCGAACACCGCGTGGTGATCGGCAAGGACACGCGCCTGTCGGGGTACATGTTCGAGACGGCGATGACGGCGGGCTTCACCTCCACCGGCATGAACGTCTTCCTCCTCGGGCCGGTGCCGACGCCGGCGGTGGGGATGCTCACCACCTCGATGCGGGCCGATGTGGGGGTGATGATCTCAGCCTCGCACAATCCGGCGGAGGACAACGGGATCAAGTTCTTCGGTCCCGACGGGTTCAAGCTCTCCGACGAGGCCGAAAGCGAGATCGAGCGGCTGATGGAGGAGGGCGTCGAAGCGGCGCAGGCGGCCAATATCGGGCGCGCGAAGCGGATCGACGACGGCCGGTTCCGCTATAACGAGCGGGTGAAATCGACCCTGCCGCGCGGGATGACGCTCGCCGGGCTGAAGGTCGTGATCGACTGCGCCAACGGCGCGGCCTATCGTACCGCGCCCGAGGTGCTCTGGGAGCTCGGTGCAGAGGTGATCCCGGTGGGCACGGCGCCGAACGGGTTCAACATCAACGACTGCTGCGGCTCCACCCATCCCGCCACCGCCGCCGAGGCTGTGGTCGCCCATGGGGCGGATGTGGGCATCTGCCTCGACGGGGATGCGGACCGGGTGATGATCCTCGACGAGAACGGCATCGTGGCCGACGGCGATCAGCTCATGGCGCTGATGGCGCAGCGCTGGGCCGAGCAGGACAGGCTCGCGGGCGGGGCGCTCGTCGCCACCGTGATGTCCAATCTCGGGCTCGAGCGCTTTCTCGAGGGGCGGGGCCTCCGGCTCGAGCGGACGGCCGTGGGGGACCGCTACGTGGTGGAGCGGATGCGCGCGGGCGGCTTCAACCTCGGGGGGGAACAGTCGGGCCATATCGTGATGACCGATTACGCGACGACCGGCGACGGGCTTCTCGCCGGGCTCCAGTTCCTCGCGGCGATGGTGGAGACGGGGCGGCGGGCCTCCGAGATCGCGAAGGTCTTCGATCCTGTGCCGCAGCTTCTGAAGAACGTGCGATACGGCACGGGGCAAAAGCCGCTCGAGGCCGCGGGCGTCAGGGCGGCGATCGCCGATGCGGAGGCGAAGCTCGACGGCAACGGGCGGCTCCTGATCCGCAAGTCCGGCACCGAGCCCCTGATCCGGGTCATGGCCGAGAGCGTGAGCGAGGCGACGCTTTCCGAGGCTGTGGAGATGGTGGTGGCGGCGGTGCAATCCGCGACGCGCTGA
- the folP gene encoding dihydropteroate synthase, protein MAATMYYRPIPSTDAARPEGALTLAGGWTWFDRVELLSRDAAPRIIPARDLPEEIRTRLTAPRAPVAGLDLSRPALMGILNVTPDSFSDGGLFATPEAALEHALAMVADGADILDIGGESTRPGAAYVETGDEIARTAPVIAAIRGGANVPVSIDTRKAAVAQAALAAGAVLVNDVYAFTHDPDLARVVAGAEVPVCLMHAQGDPEVMQADPRYDDVLLDVYDFLAARIAAAEAAGIPRARILVDPGIGFGKTVAHNLALLQRISLFHSLGCGILLGVSRKAFIGRIGAAPEPRERAPGSVAAALAGFAQGVQIARVHDIRETRQALRLWRAVTTGREP, encoded by the coding sequence ATGGCCGCGACGATGTATTACCGCCCGATCCCGTCGACCGATGCCGCGCGGCCCGAGGGTGCGCTGACGCTCGCCGGCGGCTGGACCTGGTTCGACCGGGTGGAGCTTCTGTCCCGCGACGCGGCGCCGAGGATCATTCCCGCGCGGGATCTGCCGGAGGAGATCCGCACCCGCCTCACCGCGCCGCGCGCGCCGGTGGCGGGGCTCGACCTGTCGCGGCCCGCGCTGATGGGCATCCTGAACGTCACGCCGGACAGCTTTTCCGACGGCGGGCTGTTCGCGACGCCCGAGGCGGCGCTCGAGCACGCCCTCGCGATGGTGGCGGACGGGGCCGACATCCTCGATATCGGCGGGGAGAGCACGCGGCCCGGTGCCGCCTATGTCGAGACCGGCGACGAGATCGCCCGCACCGCGCCGGTGATCGCGGCGATCCGCGGCGGCGCAAACGTGCCCGTCTCCATCGACACGCGCAAGGCGGCGGTGGCACAGGCGGCGCTCGCCGCGGGCGCGGTGCTCGTCAACGATGTCTATGCCTTCACCCATGACCCGGACCTCGCGCGCGTCGTCGCCGGGGCGGAGGTGCCCGTCTGCCTCATGCATGCGCAGGGCGATCCCGAGGTGATGCAGGCGGATCCGCGCTATGACGACGTGCTGCTCGATGTCTACGATTTCCTCGCGGCCCGTATCGCGGCGGCGGAGGCGGCGGGCATCCCGCGCGCGCGCATCCTCGTCGATCCGGGCATCGGGTTTGGCAAGACCGTGGCCCATAACCTCGCGCTGCTGCAACGGATCTCGCTGTTTCACAGCCTCGGCTGCGGCATCCTCCTCGGTGTGTCGCGCAAGGCGTTCATCGGCCGGATCGGAGCTGCGCCCGAACCGCGGGAGCGTGCGCCGGGCTCCGTCGCCGCGGCGCTCGCGGGTTTCGCGCAGGGCGTGCAGATTGCGCGGGTCCATGACATCAGGGAGACGCGCCAGGCGCTCAGGCTCTGGCGCGCAGTGACCACGGGGAGAGAGCCATGA
- a CDS encoding dihydroneopterin aldolase: MSEICQAFDHPEARAAATAGEAPHDRISLRDHVVEVEIGAFQAERGVRQRVSFNIVVELTPLDGPIDDDVDRILSYDRLTEAIRTELEAERLNLLETLAERIAERILLEPRAFRVFVRVEKLDRGPGALGVEIVRSSGQLGERAAQMAAPVPHPLVVHLGPEALAHPRLSDWIDACEADPRPVILTVGLPGGERPKADNPAVQRRIELLAIEQNAWVLAGRDARCVVRATRTELDWAMKQGQISVWAPSKMVLDAVHGPKGGVGDCVAWLAAELSAIALLSLGAAGIAGATRLDPDGPVDLG, encoded by the coding sequence TTGTCCGAGATATGTCAGGCCTTCGATCATCCCGAAGCCCGTGCCGCCGCCACGGCCGGCGAGGCGCCGCATGACCGGATCTCCCTGCGCGATCACGTCGTCGAGGTGGAGATCGGCGCCTTTCAGGCCGAGCGTGGCGTGCGCCAGCGCGTCTCCTTCAACATCGTGGTGGAGCTGACCCCGCTGGACGGGCCGATCGACGACGATGTGGACCGGATCCTGTCCTATGACCGGCTGACCGAGGCGATCCGCACCGAGCTCGAGGCGGAGCGGCTCAACCTTCTGGAAACCCTTGCCGAGCGCATCGCGGAGCGGATCCTGCTCGAACCGCGGGCGTTCCGGGTGTTCGTGCGGGTCGAGAAGCTCGATCGCGGGCCGGGCGCACTCGGCGTCGAGATCGTGCGCTCCTCCGGGCAGTTGGGGGAGCGTGCGGCGCAGATGGCCGCGCCGGTGCCGCACCCGCTCGTGGTGCATCTGGGGCCGGAGGCGCTCGCCCATCCGCGGCTGTCGGACTGGATCGACGCCTGCGAGGCCGACCCGCGGCCGGTGATCCTGACCGTCGGGCTGCCCGGAGGCGAGCGGCCGAAAGCCGACAATCCCGCGGTGCAACGGCGGATCGAACTGCTGGCGATCGAGCAGAACGCCTGGGTGCTCGCGGGGCGGGACGCACGCTGTGTCGTGCGCGCGACGCGGACCGAGCTCGACTGGGCGATGAAGCAGGGGCAGATCTCGGTCTGGGCCCCCTCGAAAATGGTGCTCGACGCGGTCCATGGTCCGAAAGGCGGGGTCGGGGACTGTGTCGCCTGGCTTGCCGCCGAGCTTTCCGCGATCGCGCTTTTGTCTCTCGGGGCGGCCGGGATCGCCGGCGCGACCCGTCTCGACCCGGACGGGCCGGTGGATCTGGGCTGA
- a CDS encoding cell wall hydrolase, translating to MRFTTRLRAVALSAAIGLCAAPGAGFADITVSHANDPALALGSEVNALLARERSGLQNLDEGAIARLLAHLRPRADAPEGTLEYTGDFLARQPAASGGEEWQCLAEALYFEARGESVKGQFAVAEVILNRVASPAFPGTVCGVVHQGTGRKYQCQFSYTCDGHAEVIAEKGAWQRVAKVARLMLDGAPRRLTGGATHYHTRAVTPRWARSFPRTAQIGVHFFYRMPRA from the coding sequence ATGCGATTTACGACGAGGCTCAGGGCGGTCGCGCTTTCGGCCGCGATTGGTTTATGCGCGGCTCCGGGCGCAGGTTTCGCGGATATCACCGTAAGCCATGCGAACGATCCCGCCCTTGCCCTGGGCAGCGAAGTCAACGCGCTTCTCGCGCGGGAACGCAGCGGATTGCAGAACCTGGACGAGGGCGCGATCGCGCGTCTTCTGGCCCATCTGAGGCCGAGGGCGGACGCCCCGGAGGGGACACTCGAATACACCGGGGATTTCCTTGCGCGTCAGCCGGCGGCGAGCGGTGGCGAAGAGTGGCAATGCCTCGCGGAGGCGCTCTATTTCGAGGCGCGCGGCGAGAGCGTGAAAGGCCAGTTCGCCGTGGCCGAGGTCATCCTCAACCGTGTCGCCTCCCCGGCCTTTCCAGGCACCGTCTGTGGCGTCGTCCACCAGGGGACGGGCCGCAAGTATCAGTGCCAGTTCAGCTATACCTGCGACGGCCATGCCGAGGTGATCGCGGAAAAGGGCGCATGGCAACGGGTCGCGAAGGTCGCGCGGCTGATGCTCGACGGCGCGCCGCGGCGGCTGACCGGCGGCGCCACCCATTACCACACCCGCGCGGTGACGCCCCGCTGGGCGCGCAGCTTTCCCCGCACCGCGCAGATCGGGGTGCATTTCTTCTACCGCATGCCGCGGGCGTGA